A stretch of DNA from Thermanaerosceptrum fracticalcis:
GCCGATGGCCGAGCCGATAATGGCTGATTCTGAAATAGGCGTATTACGGACCCTCTCGCCGCCAAACTCCTGAAAGAGTCCTTTGGTGGCACCAAAAATTCCACCGTGGAGGGCCACGTCTTCGCCCATGACAAAGACTTTCTCATCTCTTAACATTTCTTCACGGATGGCTTCCCTAACAGCTTCCACATATAAAATACTTCTCATCGCACAACCCTCGTTTCCTCAAATTCTTAAGCAAAAACATCGTTTAAGAGATCAGCCGCATCGGGCTCGGGACTATTCAAGGCAAACTGTTCGGCCTGGTCGATCACATCATCAACCCGTTTTTCTCTTACCGCCAGCTCTTCTTCCGTAGCAATGTTGTTTTCCAGGATATAGCATCTTAATCTCTTAATGGGGTCTTTCTTCTTCCATTCTTCCACTTCTTCTTTGGTACGGTAGATCTGGGGGTCCCCTGTATAATGGCCCATATGCCTGTAGGTCTTGGCTTCAATGAGCATAGGCCCTTCTCCTTTACGAAGTTTCTCTACCGCTTCTTTAGCTGTTTTGTAAACCTCTAAAACATCATTCCCGTCTATAATCACACTGGGCATATTGTAAGCCCGGGCTCGCACGGCAACGTCTTTAATAGCGGAGGCTTCACTGAAAGGAACGGTAATCCCGTATAGATTGTTTTCACAAACAAAAAGTACAGGAAGCTTCCATGCCGAAGCTAAATTCATACTTTCATGGAATGTGCCCTGGTTGGAAGCACCGTCGCCAAAGAAGGCCACGGCTACCTTGTTATTTTTCTGCAGCCTGGCGGACAAGGCAGCACCCACGGCAATGGGCAGGCCTCCTCCCACAATACCATTAGCACCTAAGTTACCGGTTTCTAAATCGGCAATGTGCATAGAGCCGCCTTTCCCTTTGCAGTAACCTGTGGCTTTGCCTAAAAGTTCGGCCATAGTTAAATCAATACGCGCCCCTTTAGCCAAACAGTGACCGTGTCCCCGGTGAGTACTGACTATGTAATCATCCTTGTTCAACGCAAAACAAACCCCTGTGGCCACGGCTTCCTCCCCTATATAAAGGTGCATGGAACCACGGATTTTATCGCGGGTAAACAGATCCATCGCCCTTTCCTCGAATTTTCTGATTTCCATCATCCTGTCATACATCTGCAGAATTAAATCCTTGTTGATTTCCATTCCTCTTTTCCTCCTAACATCATTGGCGCATAACACAATTCTTCATATTTGTTTATTTGTATAATGGTGTGTTGGTCTAACCAATAAACAATATTCTACCTTCCCCTTTATTTTCCTTCTCATCATTTGTTAAATTTTTTAGTATTAAGTCTTTTTTCAAAAAAATTCTTCTTTATATATTGCAGATAAACCTAATGAGTCAAAGGAACCGTCCCCTTGACTCATCCTTACAAAAAACAAAAGGTTCTCCCAGCAACCTGGTTGAACCTTTTCATCACACTACCAACTATCAACTGCCAACTATCAACTTTTCCATTACCTGCACAGGATGAAGCACCTTCCGGCCCGTATTCTGCTCTATCTGCAGTTTACAGGTACCGCAATCCGTGAGCACTAATTCATAATCTTTATCCATGATTCCCTGAAAGACCGGACTGCCAATAGCCTTGGACAGTTCATATTTTTCCTTCTTAAAGCCGTAAGTTCCTGCCATGCCGCAGCAGTACCCGTCACTTACAGTCAATTCCCGTGTAATTCCCTGCCCCAGGAGTTCTGCCGCAGGAGTACCAATGCCCTGGGCCTTCAGGTGGCAGGGAACATGGTAATATGCTGAAGCATAAGGACTGGTCACTCCCGTTAGAGATAATCCTTCTTCCACCAGGAGTTCGCAAACATCATAAACTCCCTGGGCTAATTTCTCCCCTTCAGGTAAAGCAAAGAGGTCACGATATTCCTCTTTTAAGGTTAAGGTACAACTGGGACAACTGGAAATTACCTTATAACCCCTTTCTATATAGTCTAAAAGAACACGGGTATTCTTCTCAGCCAGTCCCCTGGCTTCTGCTAGAAAACCATTGCTGAAGAGGGGGGTGCCGCAGCAGCCTAAGGGCGCTATCTCCAGTTGATATCCCAGAGCTTGGAAAATATTGATCACACTCTGGGCTATTGAACGCTCGTTATAGCGGGCATAACAGCCGAGGAAATACACTGCTTTCTTCGGAGAGCCCAGGGCTTTACCAGTCTTTAATTTACCTGTATCATACCTGGGCAAATCACGGGGCGCTAATCCTATCACATCAAAAACTAATCTGGTGAGGGGATTGTGCAGGGCCAGATTGCTCAAGGCAGGTATGTGACTGGCAATCCCACCCCACCGGCCGTTATGGGCCAGCAGCCAGTCCCGTACTTTCTCCTTAAGGGAAAGACGCACGCGGGCCCGGTTATGCATGTTAAAGACAGAAGGCTTGACTCCATGGGGGCAGGCCAGGTCACAGCGTTTGCAGTTGGTACAGCAGGACAGCTTTTCGTCGATGTGAAGCTGTATTTTATGCCCCTGGGCCATCCGCAGTCTTTCCAGTTCCGGCCCCAGGTGTTTGGGCCCCGGAAAATCCAGGAAATTCTCCAGCACGGGACACTGGGTATGGCAGGTACTGCATTTGAGACAGTAATCAAGTCTTTTTTCATACTGCTTCATATGAAAACGCCCCCTTCCCTGCCAGCCATCCGGCCGCATAACCGCTCACCAGGGCCACCCCGTTGCCGCTCTTCTCTACAAAGGGATCATAACCGGTCAAGTTTTTCCCGGCCACAAAAACATTGGTAAGAATTGGTTCCCCCTGGGCGGTGATGGGCTGGAGCAAAGAATTCACCTTAACACCGGTACGGCTGAGGGGCTGCCCCTGTGGGGCAAAAAAGTCCTGATGGCTTATCTCCTTGGGCATCTCTATTTTAATCTTGAAAATCTCTTCCGTAATACTATAGGGTTTTACCCTTAGCCCACCGCCCAGGATACCTCCTGTGGCCAGGACAAAGGTACGGGCTTCTTTTACCTGTATTCTCCCACTGGCTGTGGCAATTTTCACGCCCGTACATCTTTTCCCTTCCTGGAGAGCACCAGTCACAGGGTAACCCAACTGGAATTCCACACCTCTCTGCTCCAGATACCCCATTAAACTTTCTGCCAAACGCATGCCGGTAACAGAGGGAGGTAAGGTGGGTATCTCCAGGAAAGTACACGCCAGCATTCTCTGCAGATGGTCCTGTACCCGGTTCCACTTGCGCACGCCTAAGACGGCGGGCAGTATTACCAGGGTATGCTCTGATACTTTAACCCTTAACTGCTCGGCCAGGCGAAAACGCACAGCCTCGTCTTCCAGGGCTACAGCCAGATCATAACTGTTAAGCTCCCGCTCTTGAGAAAGCCCCAGATCCAGCCAGACAGCACGAACCAGCTTTTTCTCTCCTTGCAAGTAAAACTGTTCCCGTAGATTATCGGCAGCATAAAAAGGATAAAAATCAAGCATCTCACGAAAACCAACTACGAGAATATCCTGGTATGAGGCTAAATCAAGACAAGACCTCTGGGGCACAAGGGAGGTGGGCGCTAAAGCACCTGCCGCCGTGGGATGAATCCTGTTCTTTTGCCAGGAACCCCCGTAGGGATAGCCGGCACGGTTCATCACTTCCAGAAAAAAACGAAAAGCCTGATCAATTTTCTCTTTCCCCAGCAGGGCATAGGGATGCTGAGGGTTATTCTCCACTATATCCTCTAAAGCTCTGGTGACATTTTCCAGGGGCTGGCGGCGATCTGTGGGATAATAGCCTAAAAAATCAATATACCCTGAAGCAGAGTATAAGTTCCCGCGCCCTTTGGCCACCACCAGTACCTTTTTATTTAGTTCTGCTGCTGCCGCAGCCGCCATTAAGCCGGCCAGCCCGGCTCCGATGACAATTACATCATACATAGTCTCCACTATCCAATCTATCCAGATTGAGGAGGCTTAAATAGATGCCTCTGTTAATCTCTATCTCCTGGGCCTGACCGCCCCACAGCACGGGCCTGGCCCCCTTCCAGCGTTCCTGTACATGATCTTTGAGAAGTTTATTGCCTTCCTGGGCGGTAAGGTTCTTTAACTCATGGTAAAAACCGGTGGCCCGGTAGGTGCAAAAAGTACCCTGGCAGGGCCCCATGCCCAGGCGTGTCAGCCGCCTGATATCGCTTAAACTGAACTGTTCCTTGCCCTCCACCGCTTTCTCCAGCATTCCTTTGCTGATCATTTCACATTGACAGAGATGTTTTCTGTCTTTATCCCTTTCTATCCCCAAATCCGCCAGGGGCTCCAGGTGAGTGCGGCAGGGTTTGTCATTACCCAGCTTTTGCGCCGCCAGGTCGCTGGCGGCCTGGGCCATCAGGCGATAGGTGGTGAGTTTGCCGCCTACCACAGAAATAAATCCCCTAAGGCCATCAAGTTTTTCATGGTCCAAAAGAGAGAAGTCACGGGTAGCCTGGCGCCCGCTCCCCTCCTGGTCACCCGCTTGGTAGAGAGGTCTCACCCCGGCAAAGGCCCTAATAAGCCGCATCTCCTCTAGGTCAGGAATCATCTTTCTCCCTTCTTTTAAGAGGTGCAGGACATCTTCCCGGGCAGCCTGGTTGTCCTGGGGGTCATCAGTAGCCCGGGAGGTGGTACCAAAGATGGTAACACTGCCGTGGGGAACGAAAATATCGCCGTCGCCCGGAGGCCGGAGGCGGTTTAAAACCTTACCGGTAATCCGGTGGTTAAAAACAATCAAGACCCCTTTATCTGGGATGATATTCAGGTTAACACCGGCCAGCTCACCGATCTGCCCGGCCCAGGCTCCCGCCGCATTAATCACCAGGCGGCAGTTTGCTTCCCACTCCTGACCCGTGATGACATTACGCAGAAAAACTCCGGCGATTCTCTGCCCCTCCCGTTTAAAGCCCACAACCCGGGTGTAGTTTTTCACCTTGGCTCCTAGTTTTTCAGCGGAAAGGGCATTGGCCGCGGCCAGGGTAAATCCGTCTACGGCAGCATCGGGTACCAGGTAAGCTTTGGCGATATCCTTATGGAGTACAGGTTCCTGTTTTAAGAGTTCAGCCGGTGAGATTTCCTGAGTCGCAATACCCCCATGACGGCAGGCCTCCAGCCACACCCGTATATATTCAGGATCATCTTCTTTCAGGGCAATAAAATAGCCTCCCGTATCTTCCAGGCAGTTAGCGGCAATCTCCTTTAATATACGGTTTTCCTGGGCGCATTCCTGGGCGGAATGGGGGTCTCTGACGGCGTAACGGGCTCCGCTGTGCAGAAGCCCATGGAAACGTCCGCTGGTTCCCGTGGCCAAATCCTCTTTTTCTACCAGTAAACAGGATAAACCCCGCATGGCCAAATCCCGGACAATCCCTGTACCGGTAGCCCCCCCTCCGATAATCACTACATCATATTTGTCTGCCATGGAGAACTCCTTCCTAAAGCCAGGCTTTGGAACGTTCCACTGCTTTCTTCCAGCCCTGATATAAATCCTGGGCCCGGAAGGGTGACATTTCCGGCACAAAAGAGCGATCTAACTGGCAGATAGTTTCCACTTCCTGAATGGAGCCGTAATAACCTGCACCCAAACCCGCCAGGAAAGCCGCACCCAGTGCCGTGGTTTCATTTACCCGCGGTCTTTCTACAGTTACACGGAGAATATCAGCCTGAAACTGCATGAGGAAATTGTTTTTGACAGCCCCGCCGTCAACGCGTAATTTTTGCAAATCTATCTGAGCATCGGCCAGCATGGCCGCTAACACATCCTTGGTCTGGTAAGCAATAGCCTCGAGAGCCGCCCGAGTAATGTGATACTTGTTGGTCCCCCTGGTGAGCCCTATGATGATTCCCCGGGCATACATATCCCAGTAAGGTGCACCCAGTCCCACAAAGGCCGGAACCAGGTAAACACCGCCGGTATCCGCTACCTTGAGGGCAAATTCCTCGGACTGGGCGGCATGGGGAAGTATACCTAACTCGTCCCTCAGCCACTGGATAATAGCTCCCCCCATAAAGATACTTCCTTCCAGGGCATAAGAAACCTTGTTATCAAGTCCCCAGGCAATGGTCGTTAAAAGGCCGTTTTGCGAGGGTATGGCTTTTTCCCCCGTATTCATCAGCATGAAACAGCCCGTACCGTAAGTATTTTTGGCCGTCCCGGGAGTAAAACAGCACTGTCCGAACAGGGCGGCCTGCTGGTCACCGGCCACACCTGTAATGGGGATACTGGCACCGAAAATTTCAGGTGCCGTTTCACCAAAAGTTCCGCTGGAGGGTCTCACCTCAGGGAGGATCTTCCGGGGTATACCCAATTCTTTCAGGATATCCTGGTCCCACTCTAAGGTGTGGATATTGAACAACATGGTGCGGGAAGCATTAGAGTAATCCGTAGCATGTACCCGACCTCCTGTGAGCTTCCAGATGAGCCAGGTATCAACAGTGCCACAGAGTACCTTGCCCTGTTCTGCCTTTTCTCTTAAACCCGCCACATTATCCAGGAGCCATTTGATTTTGGTCCCTGAAAAATAGGCATCAACTACCAGGCCTGTTTTTTGGCGAATGGGTTCTGCCCAGTTCTTCCTGTTTAATTCCTGGCACAGTTCCGCCGTGCGGCGGCACTGCCAGACCAAAGCATGATAAAGGGGTTTGCCCGTTTCTTTGTCCCAGATGAGGGTAGTTTCCCTCTGGTTGGTAATGCCGATGGCAGCTATCTCACCAGGTTCCACACCTGCCTCCGTAAGAACCTGCCGGGCTACTGTCACCTGGCTCTCCCAGATTTCTTCACCGTCATGTTCCACCCAGCCCGGCTGGGGATAAATCTGTCGAATTTCTTTACTGCACTGTTTAAGGGGGTTACCCAGGCGATCAAAGATAATAGCCCGGGAGCTGGTCGTTCCCTGATCTAGGGCTAATAAATACTGGGCCATGTAAATCCCTCCTTGTTTCGATTTCCAACAGTTCGCAGATCGTAGTTGGCAGTTCGCAGTGAAAATTAGGGGTTTCCGCAACTTAATACTGCGAACTACGAACTAACAACTGCCAGCTAATAGAGTCCTAATCTTTTGATCGTCTCTTCCCTGGGAATACCGTCTTCACTCCAGCCCATGGCCTGATAATACTCATCGAGCATAGACTGCAGGTCGATAGTCTGTCCCTGGCTGGGTCCCTCTTTCATGGCCTCTTCCAGGAAGCGCTTGGGAAGGGTATCGTCTTTACGGCTAAAGCCCTCCCGCACATTAAAGAGCCTTTCCAGGTTAAGAATGCGTTCCCCTACTTCCAGGAGCTCTTGCTTGCTGTAGTTGAGGCCGGTGGCCAGATTGAATAAATCCACTTGTTTATCCACGGTATAAACAAAACGCATGGTAGAGCAGTAGCCCAGGGAATCAACTACAGCCATCTGCATTTGTATATCGCGAACAAGATTGGCTTTACCCTTTTCGGCAAAGCGGTCCCCCGCCAGTTCAACTCCCATGGTCGGCGAGTACATATGGTGGGCTCCCTTGGAAGAAGTGGCATAAGTGAGGGCCATACCCTTACAACCCCGGGGATCATAAGTAGCAGGAGCTGCGCCTTTGGAATGCATGGCTAATTCCGGTGCTCCCAGTTTTTCACTGGCCAGCTTAACCCCTTCTGCCAGGAGATCGCCTAACCCTTCCCGTTTCACCATTTTTTCCAACATGGCGATTAAACCGTCTCCATTGCCGAAACGAAGGTCTATTCCATCTGTGTCTTTCTCCGTGATAATTCCTTTTTCAAAGGCTTCCATGGCAAAAGAAAGGACAGCACCGGCGGAAATTGTATCTATACCGTTGTGGTCCAGGATTTGTGTGGCTTTGAGGATAGTTTCCCAATCACTGATACCACAGTTGGGTCCCAGCAATCCCACTGTTTCAAATTCAGGTCCTTCGATAAGAATCTTGCCGTACTTCGCGGAATTTACCTGGGATATTTTTCCACAGGCAATGGGACAACTGTAACAGGAACCGTCGCCAACCACGATCTTTTCTCGCATTTTGGGACCGACCATCTCTTCTCCGGGAGCAAAATACCCTTCCGAAAAGTTCTTTGTTGACCAGAAACCTAATTTATTAATGCCCTCGAGCATCTCTACAGAGCCGTACCAGCGGCGGGCATAGACTTTGGGATGGGCTTTAAACTCTTTGTAAAGTTCTTTTACATAATTAGCCAATTTGCCGGGACTGGCCACATTAACATCTTGGGTCCCTCTCACCACAATGGCTTTGAGGTTTTTCGCCCCCATGACAGCTCCGCCGCCGCCCCGGCCAAATTCCCGGTACAATTCGGCGGTTATACAGGCCATGCGGTTAAGCTTCTCCCCGCCCGGCCCGATACAGGCAATTTTTAAGGAATGGTCTCCGCCCAGTTCCTCTTTCAGGATTTTGTTGGTTTCGGGGATAGTTTTGCCCCACAAGGCTTGAGCGTCCTTAAGCTCTGCTTCATCGTTATGAATAAAGAGGTAGACTGGCTTAGAGGCGTTCCCTTCTATAATTATTCCGTCGAATCCCGCAAACTTTAATTCCGCACCAAAATGACCGCCACATAAGGAATAGTAGTAAGTATTGGTAAGAGGTGATTTAAACGTTACATTGATTTTGCCATTTCCCGGAGCCATAGTGCCAGCCATAGGTCCGTTAAAGAAGATGATCTTGTTGTCCTCTCCCAGGGGATCAGTACCGGGAGCCACTTCTTTATTCAGGTAGTATGCTCCGGCTCCCCGTCCCCCTAAGTATTTCGTATAAACTTCTCCGGGCACAGTTTCTTTAGTGATTTGCCCATCGGTTAAATTGACCCGGAGGATTTTCCCTTGCACAGCACCAACATCAACCACGGCATTCATCCCCCTTTACTACCTCTTCTACTATCCGGCATCTAAAAGCCCTGTCGCTAACCTCCACAGGAACATACTGCAGAGCACCCTCAGGACAGTTTTCCACACACTTGGGTCGTCCCTGGCAGAGGTCACAAATTAAGACATATTCATCGGTAGGATGAATAAAAACGGCTCCCTGGGGACAGGCATAGACACATTTGCGGCATAGGGTGCATTTCT
This window harbors:
- the pdhA gene encoding pyruvate dehydrogenase (acetyl-transferring) E1 component subunit alpha; the encoded protein is MEINKDLILQMYDRMMEIRKFEERAMDLFTRDKIRGSMHLYIGEEAVATGVCFALNKDDYIVSTHRGHGHCLAKGARIDLTMAELLGKATGYCKGKGGSMHIADLETGNLGANGIVGGGLPIAVGAALSARLQKNNKVAVAFFGDGASNQGTFHESMNLASAWKLPVLFVCENNLYGITVPFSEASAIKDVAVRARAYNMPSVIIDGNDVLEVYKTAKEAVEKLRKGEGPMLIEAKTYRHMGHYTGDPQIYRTKEEVEEWKKKDPIKRLRCYILENNIATEEELAVREKRVDDVIDQAEQFALNSPEPDAADLLNDVFA
- a CDS encoding anaerobic glycerol-3-phosphate dehydrogenase subunit C, coding for MKQYEKRLDYCLKCSTCHTQCPVLENFLDFPGPKHLGPELERLRMAQGHKIQLHIDEKLSCCTNCKRCDLACPHGVKPSVFNMHNRARVRLSLKEKVRDWLLAHNGRWGGIASHIPALSNLALHNPLTRLVFDVIGLAPRDLPRYDTGKLKTGKALGSPKKAVYFLGCYARYNERSIAQSVINIFQALGYQLEIAPLGCCGTPLFSNGFLAEARGLAEKNTRVLLDYIERGYKVISSCPSCTLTLKEEYRDLFALPEGEKLAQGVYDVCELLVEEGLSLTGVTSPYASAYYHVPCHLKAQGIGTPAAELLGQGITRELTVSDGYCCGMAGTYGFKKEKYELSKAIGSPVFQGIMDKDYELVLTDCGTCKLQIEQNTGRKVLHPVQVMEKLIVGS
- the glpB gene encoding anaerobic glycerol-3-phosphate dehydrogenase subunit GlpB is translated as MYDVIVIGAGLAGLMAAAAAAELNKKVLVVAKGRGNLYSASGYIDFLGYYPTDRRQPLENVTRALEDIVENNPQHPYALLGKEKIDQAFRFFLEVMNRAGYPYGGSWQKNRIHPTAAGALAPTSLVPQRSCLDLASYQDILVVGFREMLDFYPFYAADNLREQFYLQGEKKLVRAVWLDLGLSQERELNSYDLAVALEDEAVRFRLAEQLRVKVSEHTLVILPAVLGVRKWNRVQDHLQRMLACTFLEIPTLPPSVTGMRLAESLMGYLEQRGVEFQLGYPVTGALQEGKRCTGVKIATASGRIQVKEARTFVLATGGILGGGLRVKPYSITEEIFKIKIEMPKEISHQDFFAPQGQPLSRTGVKVNSLLQPITAQGEPILTNVFVAGKNLTGYDPFVEKSGNGVALVSGYAAGWLAGKGAFSYEAV
- the glpA gene encoding anaerobic glycerol-3-phosphate dehydrogenase subunit GlpA, encoding MADKYDVVIIGGGATGTGIVRDLAMRGLSCLLVEKEDLATGTSGRFHGLLHSGARYAVRDPHSAQECAQENRILKEIAANCLEDTGGYFIALKEDDPEYIRVWLEACRHGGIATQEISPAELLKQEPVLHKDIAKAYLVPDAAVDGFTLAAANALSAEKLGAKVKNYTRVVGFKREGQRIAGVFLRNVITGQEWEANCRLVINAAGAWAGQIGELAGVNLNIIPDKGVLIVFNHRITGKVLNRLRPPGDGDIFVPHGSVTIFGTTSRATDDPQDNQAAREDVLHLLKEGRKMIPDLEEMRLIRAFAGVRPLYQAGDQEGSGRQATRDFSLLDHEKLDGLRGFISVVGGKLTTYRLMAQAASDLAAQKLGNDKPCRTHLEPLADLGIERDKDRKHLCQCEMISKGMLEKAVEGKEQFSLSDIRRLTRLGMGPCQGTFCTYRATGFYHELKNLTAQEGNKLLKDHVQERWKGARPVLWGGQAQEIEINRGIYLSLLNLDRLDSGDYV
- the glpK gene encoding glycerol kinase GlpK, which gives rise to MAQYLLALDQGTTSSRAIIFDRLGNPLKQCSKEIRQIYPQPGWVEHDGEEIWESQVTVARQVLTEAGVEPGEIAAIGITNQRETTLIWDKETGKPLYHALVWQCRRTAELCQELNRKNWAEPIRQKTGLVVDAYFSGTKIKWLLDNVAGLREKAEQGKVLCGTVDTWLIWKLTGGRVHATDYSNASRTMLFNIHTLEWDQDILKELGIPRKILPEVRPSSGTFGETAPEIFGASIPITGVAGDQQAALFGQCCFTPGTAKNTYGTGCFMLMNTGEKAIPSQNGLLTTIAWGLDNKVSYALEGSIFMGGAIIQWLRDELGILPHAAQSEEFALKVADTGGVYLVPAFVGLGAPYWDMYARGIIIGLTRGTNKYHITRAALEAIAYQTKDVLAAMLADAQIDLQKLRVDGGAVKNNFLMQFQADILRVTVERPRVNETTALGAAFLAGLGAGYYGSIQEVETICQLDRSFVPEMSPFRAQDLYQGWKKAVERSKAWL
- a CDS encoding aldehyde ferredoxin oxidoreductase family protein, with the translated sequence MVDVGAVQGKILRVNLTDGQITKETVPGEVYTKYLGGRGAGAYYLNKEVAPGTDPLGEDNKIIFFNGPMAGTMAPGNGKINVTFKSPLTNTYYYSLCGGHFGAELKFAGFDGIIIEGNASKPVYLFIHNDEAELKDAQALWGKTIPETNKILKEELGGDHSLKIACIGPGGEKLNRMACITAELYREFGRGGGGAVMGAKNLKAIVVRGTQDVNVASPGKLANYVKELYKEFKAHPKVYARRWYGSVEMLEGINKLGFWSTKNFSEGYFAPGEEMVGPKMREKIVVGDGSCYSCPIACGKISQVNSAKYGKILIEGPEFETVGLLGPNCGISDWETILKATQILDHNGIDTISAGAVLSFAMEAFEKGIITEKDTDGIDLRFGNGDGLIAMLEKMVKREGLGDLLAEGVKLASEKLGAPELAMHSKGAAPATYDPRGCKGMALTYATSSKGAHHMYSPTMGVELAGDRFAEKGKANLVRDIQMQMAVVDSLGYCSTMRFVYTVDKQVDLFNLATGLNYSKQELLEVGERILNLERLFNVREGFSRKDDTLPKRFLEEAMKEGPSQGQTIDLQSMLDEYYQAMGWSEDGIPREETIKRLGLY